A DNA window from Staphylococcus warneri contains the following coding sequences:
- a CDS encoding VOC family protein: protein MDLKFDHIIHYIDQLEQFKFPGEVVKLNSGGKHHKFGTFNKLSYINENYIEFLDVEDQEKLQKLAKTEEGRVSFATKIAQDNFKQGFKTICLRTSNIDAIKQTLEDRNIDVIGPVNMERETKRGEKITWRLIYIADPSYMVKPPFFIQWDQGDANRHEQLKSLYQTQFSIDMIMVSSSKRAQTVKNWQNWFDMEIVEETEKYTDLILKEDQIYFRIEDGKQSGYHTVVLKDTEATAPYSLYIRGAKYRFEPIH, encoded by the coding sequence ATGGATTTGAAATTTGATCATATCATTCATTATATTGATCAATTAGAGCAATTTAAGTTTCCAGGTGAAGTTGTTAAACTCAATTCCGGAGGGAAACATCATAAATTTGGAACATTTAATAAATTGTCCTATATAAATGAAAATTACATAGAATTTTTAGATGTAGAAGACCAAGAGAAATTACAAAAATTAGCTAAAACCGAAGAGGGTAGAGTGTCATTTGCGACGAAAATAGCTCAAGATAACTTTAAACAAGGATTCAAAACAATATGTTTAAGAACAAGTAATATTGATGCGATTAAACAGACATTAGAAGATAGAAATATAGATGTCATTGGTCCTGTAAATATGGAAAGAGAAACTAAAAGAGGTGAAAAAATAACGTGGCGTCTTATCTATATAGCTGATCCAAGTTATATGGTCAAACCACCATTCTTTATTCAATGGGATCAAGGAGACGCCAATCGACATGAACAACTAAAGTCGTTATATCAAACTCAATTTTCTATTGATATGATTATGGTTTCAAGTAGTAAGAGAGCTCAGACAGTTAAGAACTGGCAAAATTGGTTTGATATGGAAATAGTTGAAGAAACTGAGAAATATACGGATTTGATTTTGAAAGAAGACCAGATATATTTTCGTATTGAAGATGGTAAACAATCTGGTTATCATACCGTAGTGCTTAAGGATACTGAAGCTACGGCACCATATTCACTATATATTAGAGGTGCTAAATATCGATTCGAGCCGATTCATTAA
- a CDS encoding AEC family transporter, with amino-acid sequence MTEQFVMIILLIALGYFLKRINYLKATDSQVLSTLVLNVTLPSLVIVNLNHADLNPSFSILPVMMIIYGVLAKIIVIWCFRKYNNQMRGSVGMMIGSMNIGLFAYPLVDAIWPGTGMVYFGMVDIGGAVIMFGLTYFVGSYYSEGSDQFNFKFLGLKLIQSVPLVTYIVMFTLNMANIHLPKVAIDFFSILGKANMPMSMILLGVMLSFTIDRAYLPIAIKYLCLHYGIGLGAGLLVHYFLPVSDQMIKTTLLITWLLPVGVAIIPYSIQFKYKTLPLIGMVTNLTIVISIIILYMYQAFFVS; translated from the coding sequence ATGACGGAGCAATTTGTAATGATTATTCTTTTAATCGCTTTAGGGTACTTTTTAAAGCGAATTAATTATTTAAAAGCAACGGATAGTCAAGTACTTTCCACTTTAGTTTTAAATGTAACCCTACCTTCTTTAGTGATTGTTAATTTGAATCATGCTGATTTAAATCCATCGTTTTCGATATTGCCTGTTATGATGATTATTTACGGAGTATTAGCTAAAATTATCGTTATTTGGTGTTTTCGAAAATATAATAATCAAATGCGTGGTTCAGTAGGTATGATGATTGGTTCTATGAATATTGGGTTATTTGCTTATCCACTTGTAGATGCTATTTGGCCGGGAACGGGTATGGTTTATTTTGGAATGGTTGATATTGGTGGAGCAGTAATTATGTTCGGTCTAACTTACTTTGTTGGTAGTTACTATAGTGAGGGAAGCGACCAGTTTAACTTTAAATTTTTAGGACTAAAACTAATTCAATCGGTTCCGCTAGTTACATACATTGTTATGTTTACGTTAAATATGGCTAATATACATTTACCAAAAGTAGCCATAGATTTCTTTTCAATTTTAGGTAAAGCCAATATGCCAATGTCTATGATTTTATTAGGTGTTATGCTGAGCTTTACAATTGATCGAGCGTATTTACCTATTGCAATCAAATACCTATGTCTACATTACGGAATTGGCTTAGGTGCAGGACTTCTTGTACATTATTTCTTACCGGTATCTGATCAAATGATTAAAACAACATTATTAATCACATGGTTATTACCTGTAGGAGTGGCGATTATACCTTATTCAATTCAATTTAAATACAAAACGTTACCTTTAATAGGGATGGTTACTAATTTAACGATTGTCATTAGTATTATTATATTATATATGTATCAAGCATTCTTTGTTTCATAG
- a CDS encoding lipid II:glycine glycyltransferase FemX codes for MEKMNITNQEHDAFVKSHPNGDLLQLTKWAETKKLTGWYSRRIAVGENGEIKGVGQLLFKKIPKLPFTLCYVSRGFVTDYDNKDALSQLLEEAKKVAKDEKAYAIKIDPDVEVEHGAEALKNLRNLGFRHKGFKEGLSKDYIQPRMTMITPIDKSDEDIIQSFERRNRSKVRLALKRGTKVERAGREGLKTFAHLMQITGERDGFLTRDISYFENIYDALHDDGDAELFLVKLEPKPVLETVNSEITDLENEIEKLQNKKQDKKTLNKINDANNKIKKSQDLKNDLLELEKEHPDGIYLSGALLMFAGNKSYYLYGASSNDFRDFLPNHHMQYTMMKYARDHGATTYDFGGTDNNPDKESDHYGLWTFKKVWGTYLSEKIGEFDYVLNQPLYQLIEQVKPKLTKAKIKLSRKLKRK; via the coding sequence ATGGAAAAGATGAATATCACTAATCAAGAACATGACGCATTTGTAAAATCTCATCCAAATGGCGATTTACTGCAACTTACGAAATGGGCAGAAACTAAGAAATTGACTGGATGGTATTCAAGAAGGATTGCGGTTGGTGAAAATGGTGAAATCAAAGGTGTTGGACAATTATTATTTAAGAAGATTCCTAAACTACCATTTACATTATGTTATGTTTCAAGAGGATTTGTAACAGATTATGATAACAAAGATGCGTTATCACAATTATTAGAAGAAGCGAAAAAAGTAGCTAAAGACGAAAAAGCCTATGCTATTAAAATAGATCCAGATGTTGAAGTCGAACATGGTGCAGAAGCATTGAAGAATTTACGTAACCTAGGCTTTAGACACAAAGGATTTAAAGAAGGATTATCTAAAGATTATATTCAACCTAGAATGACTATGATAACGCCAATAGATAAATCAGACGAAGATATTATCCAAAGTTTTGAAAGACGAAATCGTTCTAAAGTAAGACTTGCCCTTAAACGTGGTACAAAGGTTGAAAGAGCTGGCAGAGAAGGCTTAAAAACTTTTGCGCATTTAATGCAAATTACTGGTGAGCGTGATGGTTTCTTAACGCGTGACATTAGCTATTTTGAAAATATATATGATGCCTTACATGATGATGGTGATGCAGAACTATTCTTAGTTAAGTTAGAACCTAAACCGGTCCTTGAAACGGTAAACTCAGAAATAACAGATTTAGAAAATGAAATTGAAAAGCTTCAAAATAAAAAGCAAGACAAAAAAACATTAAATAAGATTAATGATGCAAATAACAAAATTAAAAAGTCTCAGGATTTAAAAAATGATTTGTTAGAACTTGAAAAAGAACATCCAGACGGCATTTATCTGTCAGGTGCATTATTAATGTTTGCAGGAAATAAATCATATTACTTATATGGTGCATCATCTAATGATTTCCGTGATTTTCTACCAAACCATCATATGCAATATACAATGATGAAATATGCGCGTGATCATGGTGCAACAACATATGACTTTGGCGGCACTGATAATAATCCTGACAAAGAGTCTGATCATTATGGATTATGGACGTTCAAAAAAGTATGGGGCACTTATTTAAGTGAAAAAATTGGTGAATTTGACTATGTTTTAAATCAACCATTGTATCAACTTATCGAACAAGTGAAACCTAAATTAACGAAAGCTAAAATTAAACTTTCACGAAAATTAAAACGTAAATAA
- a CDS encoding efflux RND transporter permease subunit: MIKKLLQFSLGNKFAIFLMVLLVILGGVYASAKLKLELLPDVENPMISVQTTMPGATPQTTQDEISSKIDSQVRSMAYVKSVKTESIQNASIVTVEYNNDTDMDKAEEQLKKEIDKIKFKDGVSDPELTRNSMDAFPIIAYSLTDKDNDLKSVTKKLNQQLIPKLQTIDGVQNAQLNGQTNREVTLKFKQKELDSKGVTADDVENYLKTATRETPLGLFQFGDTDKSIVVDGQFTSVDAFKNLKIPATIAGQGQSSESGSADNQDSESLMPSEPSSASSSKQGSSSSMPSFKLKDVADISVGDERTSISKTNGKDAVNLQITKAQDANTVQVAKDVQKKVDEFEKNNSEMKAIKTMDTAKPIEDSLYTMIEKAALGTIVAIVVILLFLRNIRTTAISIVSIPMSILIALVALKLSNVSLNILTLGALTVAIGRVIDDSIVVVENIYRRLSDRNEQLKGDSLIVSATTEVFKPILSSTLVTIIVFLPLAFVSGSVGEMFRPFALAITFSLLASLLVSITVVPALGSTLFRKGIQTKPQKQAQGVISTGYKKLLNWSLNHKWIVIIISIVLLVGSIGLGAAKLGTSYISSGDNKFMALTYTPKPGETEKSVLEHGEQVQKYLKTKNKVKTVQYSVGGPTPSDPTGSTNSMALMVDYDKDTPNFEEEPDKVLKHVDSFKHPGQWKNQDLGTGAGNDSIEVTVQGPSTDAIKGTVHKIESTMKDVKGINNVKSDLSETYQQYEVKVDQNKAADNGISASQLAMNLNENLPEKTVTTVKENGKKIDVKVKQNKQTDWSQSKLENIKLKKPTGGTIKLSEIAKLEKSSTPSKLTQEDGDYSTTVSGKITNSDVGGTSQKVMSKVNKMDKPHGVKVNVGGATDDINSAMSQLAIAMLAAIIIVYLILVITFKGGLAPFTILFSLPFTVIGVVLSLVITGETISVPSLIGMLMLIGIVVTNAIVLIDRVINNEKSGMDMKSALIEAGGTRIRPILMTAIATIGALVPLLFGEDSSILISKGMAATVIGGLISSTILTLIVVPVIYEILFTLKDKIYRKLNRK; the protein is encoded by the coding sequence ATGATAAAAAAACTATTGCAATTTTCTCTTGGTAATAAATTCGCAATTTTCCTTATGGTATTACTTGTTATTTTAGGAGGCGTTTATGCTAGCGCTAAATTAAAGCTTGAATTATTACCAGATGTTGAAAATCCTATGATTTCTGTCCAAACAACAATGCCAGGTGCAACACCGCAAACGACACAAGATGAAATTAGTAGTAAAATTGATAGCCAAGTGAGATCGATGGCTTATGTTAAAAGTGTCAAAACAGAATCTATTCAAAATGCTTCTATAGTGACTGTTGAATATAATAATGACACAGATATGGATAAAGCAGAGGAACAATTAAAGAAGGAAATAGACAAAATCAAATTTAAAGATGGTGTCAGTGACCCTGAATTAACACGTAATTCGATGGATGCCTTTCCTATTATCGCATATTCTTTAACTGATAAAGATAATGATTTAAAATCGGTGACGAAAAAGTTAAATCAACAGCTTATTCCTAAATTACAAACAATTGATGGTGTACAAAATGCACAATTAAATGGTCAAACCAATCGTGAAGTGACATTAAAATTCAAACAAAAAGAGTTAGATAGTAAAGGTGTCACGGCAGACGATGTTGAAAACTATCTGAAGACTGCCACTAGGGAAACACCCTTAGGTTTATTCCAATTTGGAGATACAGACAAATCAATTGTTGTAGATGGTCAATTTACTTCTGTTGATGCATTTAAGAATCTAAAGATACCAGCGACGATTGCTGGTCAAGGACAAAGTAGCGAAAGCGGTAGTGCTGATAATCAAGATAGTGAAAGTTTAATGCCATCTGAACCATCATCAGCGAGTAGTTCAAAGCAAGGTTCATCTAGCTCAATGCCATCATTTAAATTAAAAGATGTAGCGGATATATCAGTTGGTGATGAACGTACATCAATTTCTAAAACAAATGGTAAGGATGCAGTTAACTTACAAATTACTAAAGCACAAGATGCTAATACTGTTCAAGTTGCCAAAGATGTACAGAAAAAAGTAGATGAATTTGAAAAAAATAATAGTGAAATGAAAGCCATTAAAACAATGGATACAGCAAAGCCTATTGAAGATTCATTATATACGATGATTGAAAAAGCAGCTTTAGGTACCATTGTAGCGATAGTAGTTATACTTTTATTCTTAAGAAATATAAGAACAACGGCCATTTCAATTGTTTCAATACCAATGTCAATCTTAATAGCATTAGTTGCACTTAAATTATCTAATGTATCATTAAATATATTGACATTAGGTGCCCTAACAGTAGCAATTGGACGTGTCATTGATGATTCTATTGTTGTTGTAGAAAATATATATAGACGCTTATCAGATAGAAATGAACAACTTAAAGGTGATTCACTTATTGTCAGTGCTACAACGGAAGTGTTTAAACCTATTCTATCTTCAACTCTTGTGACTATCATTGTATTCTTACCACTAGCATTCGTATCAGGATCAGTTGGTGAGATGTTCAGACCATTTGCATTAGCTATCACATTCAGTTTATTAGCGTCATTATTAGTATCTATTACTGTTGTTCCGGCATTAGGTTCAACATTGTTTAGAAAAGGAATTCAAACTAAACCTCAGAAACAAGCGCAAGGTGTAATCAGCACTGGTTATAAAAAGTTACTCAATTGGTCTCTCAATCATAAATGGATAGTTATTATCATTAGTATTGTTCTACTAGTAGGCAGCATTGGTCTAGGCGCGGCTAAACTAGGTACAAGCTACATTTCATCAGGTGATAATAAATTCATGGCGTTAACTTATACACCAAAACCTGGAGAAACTGAAAAATCGGTACTTGAACATGGTGAACAAGTTCAAAAATATCTTAAAACAAAAAATAAAGTAAAAACAGTACAATACTCAGTAGGTGGACCCACACCTTCTGATCCTACAGGAAGTACAAATAGTATGGCCTTGATGGTAGACTACGATAAAGACACACCTAACTTTGAGGAAGAACCAGATAAGGTCCTTAAGCATGTCGATTCCTTTAAACATCCAGGACAATGGAAAAACCAAGATTTAGGAACTGGTGCAGGTAATGATTCTATTGAAGTGACAGTTCAAGGACCTTCAACAGATGCGATTAAAGGTACAGTTCATAAAATAGAAAGTACAATGAAAGATGTTAAAGGCATCAATAATGTCAAATCCGACTTGTCAGAAACATATCAACAATATGAAGTCAAAGTCGACCAAAATAAAGCGGCTGATAATGGTATATCTGCTAGCCAGTTAGCTATGAATTTAAATGAAAACTTACCTGAAAAAACAGTTACGACAGTAAAGGAAAATGGTAAGAAAATTGATGTGAAAGTAAAACAAAACAAACAGACAGATTGGTCTCAAAGTAAATTAGAAAATATTAAATTGAAGAAACCAACGGGTGGAACAATTAAATTAAGTGAGATTGCCAAACTGGAAAAATCTTCAACACCAAGTAAACTAACACAAGAAGATGGTGACTATTCAACAACAGTTTCTGGTAAGATAACAAATAGCGATGTCGGTGGTACTTCTCAAAAAGTCATGTCAAAAGTCAATAAGATGGATAAACCACATGGTGTAAAAGTGAACGTTGGTGGTGCAACAGATGATATTAATTCTGCTATGTCTCAACTTGCGATAGCGATGTTAGCAGCAATTATTATAGTATATCTTATCTTAGTCATTACGTTTAAAGGTGGTTTAGCACCATTTACCATTTTATTCTCGTTACCATTTACGGTTATTGGCGTTGTGCTTTCACTTGTAATTACAGGCGAAACCATTTCAGTACCTAGTTTGATTGGTATGTTGATGTTAATTGGTATTGTAGTGACCAACGCAATCGTATTAATAGATAGAGTAATAAATAACGAAAAATCTGGAATGGATATGAAATCTGCATTAATAGAAGCAGGTGGCACAAGAATACGTCCTATTTTAATGACAGCCATTGCAACAATAGGTGCATTGGTACCATTACTCTTTGGGGAAGACAGTTCTATATTAATTTCTAAAGGTATGGCTGCAACAGTTATTGGAGGACTTATTTCTTCAACGATATTAACACTTATCGTTGTTCCGGTAATTTATGAAATATTATTTACACTTAAAGATAAAATATATCGAAAACTAAACAGAAAATAG
- a CDS encoding GNAT family N-acetyltransferase → MDIIQLNDPKEIKSFIETSDYQVTSYLYKIPQQFTEFDQLLEEAINHPGAFAIIEDSQIKALIFAIPYETYKFKVIGPFIEANYTLSPELFQQLFDTMIAGQPDYAVYNFSFEEGVQTYKPFVKQIQASYNFTDYYLEAHQDIGDLGSEQNIIEYQKGFYRAFSRMHQKTFKHDAMDANDIINSIDETHRLFLFVSEGLLKGYLYLDVNTQQASAEIKYFSSHIDYRMKGIAFDLLEYALNYAFIHFDLRKVYFKIRNKNSRLVERFNELGFKTNYEYKKYKLEPQHIHETVNNTDN, encoded by the coding sequence ATGGACATTATTCAGTTGAATGACCCAAAAGAAATAAAATCTTTCATTGAAACTTCTGATTACCAAGTAACTTCCTATTTATATAAAATACCTCAACAATTTACTGAATTTGATCAATTATTAGAAGAAGCAATTAATCATCCTGGCGCATTTGCCATTATTGAAGATAGCCAAATCAAAGCACTAATTTTTGCAATTCCATATGAAACTTATAAATTCAAAGTTATTGGTCCATTTATAGAAGCAAATTACACATTGTCTCCGGAATTATTCCAACAATTATTTGACACTATGATAGCTGGGCAACCTGATTATGCGGTATATAATTTTTCATTCGAAGAAGGCGTACAAACATATAAACCTTTCGTTAAACAAATTCAAGCGAGTTATAATTTCACAGACTATTATTTAGAAGCTCATCAAGATATAGGCGATCTAGGAAGTGAACAAAATATTATTGAATACCAAAAAGGATTTTATCGTGCATTTTCACGTATGCATCAAAAAACATTCAAACACGATGCTATGGATGCAAATGACATCATAAATAGTATTGATGAGACACATCGATTATTCCTATTCGTTAGTGAAGGTTTATTAAAAGGTTATTTATATTTAGACGTTAATACGCAACAAGCTAGTGCTGAAATAAAGTATTTCAGTTCACATATTGATTATCGTATGAAGGGTATCGCCTTTGATTTATTAGAATACGCATTAAATTATGCATTTATTCATTTTGATTTGCGCAAAGTTTATTTCAAAATACGTAATAAAAACAGTAGACTTGTGGAACGATTTAACGAATTAGGTTTTAAAACGAACTACGAATACAAAAAATATAAATTAGAACCACAACATATACATGAAACAGTTAATAATACCGATAATTAA
- a CDS encoding glucose 1-dehydrogenase → MFKDLENKVVIITGAGSGIGKSFAENFGKAKSKVVLNYRSDKHDDSLQESVDIIKQAGGDALLVQGDVSKEEDVINLIKQTVNHFGTLDIMINNAGFEKPTPTHEMTLEEWQKVIDINLTGAFIGSREAIKQFRDEDKQGVIINTSSVHDTIPWPNYVHYASSKGGLKLMMETMSMEYAQFGIRINNISPGAIVTEHTKEKFSDPKTRAETLEMIPAKEIGDAQDIANVALFLASDLAHYVHGTTIYVDGGMTNYPAFMGGKG, encoded by the coding sequence ATGTTTAAAGACTTAGAAAATAAAGTAGTCATTATTACAGGAGCCGGTAGTGGTATTGGAAAATCATTTGCAGAAAACTTTGGTAAAGCTAAATCCAAAGTTGTACTTAACTATCGCTCTGATAAACATGATGATTCTTTACAAGAATCAGTAGATATAATCAAACAAGCTGGTGGAGATGCTTTACTTGTTCAAGGTGATGTATCAAAAGAAGAAGATGTGATCAACTTAATTAAACAAACCGTTAATCATTTTGGAACGTTAGATATTATGATTAATAATGCTGGTTTTGAAAAACCAACACCAACTCATGAAATGACGCTTGAAGAATGGCAAAAAGTTATAGATATTAACTTAACTGGCGCTTTTATCGGTTCAAGAGAAGCGATAAAACAATTCAGAGATGAAGATAAACAAGGTGTTATCATTAATACTTCAAGTGTTCACGACACAATTCCATGGCCTAATTACGTCCATTACGCTTCTAGTAAAGGTGGATTAAAATTAATGATGGAAACAATGTCGATGGAATATGCTCAGTTTGGTATCAGAATTAACAATATATCTCCTGGGGCTATTGTTACTGAACATACCAAAGAAAAATTCTCTGACCCAAAAACACGTGCAGAAACATTAGAAATGATTCCTGCCAAAGAAATTGGTGATGCTCAAGACATTGCTAATGTAGCTTTATTCTTAGCATCAGATTTAGCTCATTATGTTCATGGTACTACCATTTATGTTGATGGTGGTATGACAAACTATCCTGCATTTATGGGTGGTAAAGGCTAA
- the mspA gene encoding membrane stabilizing protein MspA, producing the protein MKLYLILLPLLYLIVSYISIFKMNSIFTRILRIIMAVLLLFVVAITTMQFPNENWWVFIVLLLLVGNVEVTAFKSLKNDVKGVNILNILSIGLFVIYIILTLILY; encoded by the coding sequence ATGAAATTATACTTAATCTTATTACCTTTACTATACTTAATTGTAAGTTACATAAGTATATTCAAAATGAATTCTATATTTACTAGAATCTTAAGAATAATCATGGCTGTGTTATTATTATTTGTAGTTGCTATTACTACAATGCAATTCCCAAATGAAAATTGGTGGGTATTCATAGTCTTATTACTGTTAGTTGGTAATGTTGAAGTAACAGCATTTAAATCACTAAAAAATGATGTAAAAGGTGTAAACATATTAAACATCTTATCCATTGGATTATTTGTTATTTATATTATTCTAACCTTAATTTTATATTAA
- a CDS encoding SE1832 family protein, with amino-acid sequence MNLESKLAELKYDYTRLQGDLEKRESLNQNIDPLVNQLEEIEKEMAMVRKQINEQ; translated from the coding sequence ATGAATTTAGAATCTAAATTAGCTGAACTTAAATATGATTACACGCGCCTACAAGGTGATTTGGAAAAACGTGAGTCATTAAATCAAAATATCGATCCACTAGTTAATCAATTAGAAGAAATCGAAAAAGAGATGGCTATGGTGAGAAAGCAAATAAATGAACAATAG
- a CDS encoding GRP family sugar transporter — MQFLDILIALLPALFWGSVVIINVFVGGGPYNQIRGTTLGALIVGICLLLTGNAAFDDLTVIIVGLFSGALWAFGQGNQLKSVNLIGVSKTMPISTGMQLVGTTLFSVIFLGEWSTMVQVVFGLLSMVLLVAGIALTSLKAKNEGKSDDPEFKKAMGILLISTVGYVGYVVLGDIFNVSGTKALFFQSVGMAIGGFILSMNHKTSIKSTALNLIPGVVWAIGNLFMFYSQPKVGVATSFSLSQLLVIVSTLGGIFILGEKKDSRQMTGIWSGIILIIIAAIILGNLK, encoded by the coding sequence ATGCAGTTTCTTGATATTTTAATAGCATTGTTACCAGCACTATTTTGGGGTAGTGTTGTTATTATCAATGTTTTCGTTGGTGGTGGCCCCTATAACCAAATCAGAGGTACCACTTTAGGTGCACTCATTGTAGGTATTTGTTTACTTTTAACTGGTAATGCAGCATTTGACGATTTAACAGTCATTATAGTTGGATTATTCTCTGGTGCTCTTTGGGCATTCGGTCAAGGGAACCAATTAAAATCTGTTAATTTAATTGGTGTATCTAAAACAATGCCTATCTCAACTGGCATGCAGTTGGTCGGCACCACTCTATTTAGTGTTATTTTCCTTGGTGAATGGAGTACTATGGTACAAGTTGTATTCGGTCTATTATCCATGGTGCTATTAGTCGCAGGTATAGCATTAACATCATTAAAAGCTAAAAACGAAGGAAAATCTGACGATCCAGAGTTCAAAAAAGCAATGGGTATTCTTTTAATTTCAACAGTTGGTTATGTTGGTTATGTTGTATTAGGAGATATCTTTAATGTTAGTGGTACTAAAGCGCTATTCTTCCAATCAGTCGGAATGGCAATTGGTGGATTCATTTTATCAATGAATCATAAAACATCAATCAAGTCTACTGCCTTAAACCTTATTCCTGGTGTAGTATGGGCAATCGGTAACTTATTTATGTTCTATTCACAACCTAAAGTAGGCGTTGCAACTAGTTTTTCATTATCTCAATTATTAGTTATCGTATCTACACTTGGCGGTATCTTTATCTTAGGAGAGAAAAAAGACAGTCGTCAGATGACAGGGATATGGTCAGGTATTATCCTTATTATCATTGCTGCTATTATTTTAGGTAATCTAAAATAA